In Stegostoma tigrinum isolate sSteTig4 chromosome 35, sSteTig4.hap1, whole genome shotgun sequence, one genomic interval encodes:
- the LOC125447559 gene encoding transmembrane protein 205-like has product MPTEGDPTNLVKTAHLIILSTSWGMQIWVSFISGFVLINSVSRHTFGLVQGSLFPYYLYSVLGGSFLNLALYALYHPHELLNNDETVQITSFFVCVIFSALNAQWFGQTTSEIMFKMHEIEKEHHMGQEIGFGTNREPYKRLKKKDPKYLRLCRSFVKYHVLSMVCNLICVICNGVNLFYTATNLKTF; this is encoded by the exons ATGCCAACAGAAGGAGATCCAACTAACCTAGTCAAAACAGCCCATCTGATTATACTGTCTACCTCCTGGGGTATGCAGATTTGGGTCTCGTTCATATCGG GTTTTGTTCTGATTAACAGTGTTAGCAGACATACGTTTGGCTTGGTTCAAGGCAGTCTGTTTCCTTACTATCTCTACTCTGTCCTCGGAGGCTCATTCCTCAATCTGGCTCTCTATGCCTTGTATCACCCACATGAGTTACTCAACAATGATGAAACTGTTCAG ATAACATCCTTTTTCGTCTGTGTGATCTTCTCCGCACTCAATGCCCAGTGGTTCGGTCAGACAACATCAGAAATTATGTTTAAGATGCATGAGATTGAGAAGGAACACCACATGGGGCAGGAGATTGGGTTTGGGACTAACCGAGAGCCCTACAAAAGGTTGAAGAAGAAGGACCCCAAATACCTGAGACTCTGCCGGAGCTTTGTGAAGTACCATGTACTGTCCATGGTATGTAACCTGATCTGTGTTATTTGCAATGGAGTCAATCTGTTCTACACTGCAACCAATCTGAAGACTTTCTAG